The Tistrella mobilis genome window below encodes:
- a CDS encoding NAD-dependent epimerase/dehydratase family protein → MREVILVFGGAGFIGTHLLRKLAATTDARLVSADHRQPKSPVDGVEYHVVDVRDLSGFKIEGPIRKIFNFTAVHTTPGHEAHEYYETNVLGATEVTAFARRHGVRNLIFTSSISVYGASEETKSETTPPNPNSAYGASKVLAERIHQAWLDEAEDRRLVIVRPGVIFGKGEGGNFTRLAALLRRGFFVYPGRKDTIKACFYVGDLVDAMLAVDALGERFVRFNGVYPDRYTIEQIIEAFRRKHFPRAKTYLVPRGVLMSIAAVLRPFSAIGLGIHPDRVMKLVRSTDIVPTWLESRGMAQSGRLEAALDAWAEDSGGTFR, encoded by the coding sequence ATGCGTGAAGTGATTTTGGTGTTTGGCGGTGCGGGTTTCATCGGCACTCACCTTCTCCGTAAGCTTGCAGCAACAACTGATGCGCGGTTGGTGTCTGCAGATCATCGTCAGCCGAAATCTCCTGTCGACGGCGTTGAGTATCACGTGGTCGATGTGCGTGATCTCTCCGGATTTAAAATTGAAGGCCCAATTCGCAAGATCTTTAATTTTACGGCCGTTCATACAACGCCTGGTCATGAGGCCCATGAATATTATGAAACTAATGTCTTGGGTGCCACGGAAGTGACGGCGTTCGCGCGCCGGCATGGCGTTCGGAACCTCATATTTACCAGCTCAATTTCAGTTTATGGAGCGAGCGAAGAGACAAAATCAGAGACAACGCCTCCTAATCCCAACTCAGCCTATGGCGCGTCGAAAGTTCTGGCTGAACGCATTCATCAGGCGTGGCTGGATGAGGCGGAGGATCGGCGGCTTGTCATTGTACGTCCTGGTGTCATCTTTGGCAAAGGAGAGGGCGGTAATTTTACCCGTCTTGCCGCTCTTTTGAGGCGTGGATTTTTTGTATATCCGGGCCGCAAAGACACTATTAAGGCCTGTTTTTATGTGGGGGATCTGGTCGATGCCATGCTGGCGGTGGATGCTCTCGGAGAGCGCTTTGTGCGCTTTAATGGCGTCTATCCAGATCGTTATACCATCGAGCAGATTATCGAGGCGTTTCGTCGTAAGCACTTTCCGCGTGCTAAGACCTACCTTGTACCACGTGGAGTTTTGATGAGCATTGCGGCCGTACTGCGTCCATTCTCCGCCATTGGTCTGGGGATCCATCCCGACCGTGTGATGAAGCTGGTACGCTCTACAGATATCGTGCCGACTTGGTTGGAAAGTCGGGGAATGGCGCAAAGTGGCCGTCTTGAGGCTGCCCTGGACGCCTGGGCGGAAGACTCTGGAGGCACGTTCCGCTGA
- a CDS encoding adenylate/guanylate cyclase domain-containing protein: protein MAIAEAEAGAERLVGWAQVGIILLFGTLYLASPKAGGSDLMFMPVPWALGIYTVFTVIRLKLAYLGPLPGWYLALSVVADMALLIGLIWSFHIQYHQPAAFYLKAPTFIYVFIFIALRCLRFEPRYVLLAGMAAAGGWLALLFYALWEGGGMGVITRDYVAYMSGPLVLIGAEIDKIVVILVVTVVLAAGLARARALLVRAEEEGAARASLARFFAPDVARRIAETGLAMTPGSGAEREATIMMIDIRGFTRMSERLAPDALMSLLAEYQARLVPVIQAEGGAIDKFLGDGIMATFGAVAPDPAHGARAMAAATAVLDAVARWNEARRLGGLDAVAIGIGIAGGRVVFGAVGDESRLELTVIGAPVNLAAKIEKHTRKAGVAALAEAAVVDAAEAAGWRAGPGFGLRWLGAQPVDGVDGVMIMVALARQ, encoded by the coding sequence ATGGCGATCGCCGAGGCCGAGGCCGGGGCCGAACGTCTGGTCGGCTGGGCGCAGGTCGGCATCATCCTGCTCTTCGGCACGCTTTATCTGGCCAGCCCCAAGGCAGGGGGCTCGGACCTCATGTTCATGCCGGTGCCCTGGGCGCTGGGCATCTACACCGTCTTCACCGTCATCCGGCTGAAGCTCGCCTATCTGGGGCCGCTGCCGGGCTGGTATCTGGCCCTGTCGGTGGTGGCCGACATGGCGCTGCTGATCGGGCTGATCTGGAGCTTCCACATCCAGTACCACCAGCCCGCCGCCTTCTATCTGAAGGCGCCGACCTTCATCTATGTGTTTATCTTCATCGCGCTGCGCTGCCTGCGCTTCGAGCCGCGCTATGTGCTGCTGGCGGGGATGGCGGCTGCAGGCGGCTGGCTGGCGCTGCTGTTCTATGCCCTCTGGGAGGGCGGCGGCATGGGGGTGATCACCCGCGACTATGTCGCCTATATGAGCGGGCCGCTGGTTCTGATCGGCGCCGAGATCGACAAGATCGTGGTCATCCTGGTGGTGACGGTGGTGCTGGCGGCCGGTCTCGCCCGGGCGCGGGCCCTGCTGGTGCGTGCCGAGGAAGAGGGTGCGGCCCGGGCCTCGCTCGCCCGGTTCTTCGCACCCGACGTCGCCCGGCGCATCGCCGAGACCGGGCTGGCGATGACCCCGGGTTCGGGGGCCGAGCGCGAGGCGACGATCATGATGATCGATATCCGCGGCTTCACCCGGATGAGCGAGCGGCTGGCGCCGGATGCGCTGATGAGCCTGCTGGCCGAATACCAGGCCCGGCTGGTGCCGGTGATCCAGGCCGAGGGCGGTGCCATCGACAAGTTTCTGGGCGACGGCATCATGGCGACCTTCGGCGCCGTCGCGCCCGACCCGGCCCATGGCGCCCGGGCGATGGCGGCGGCCACCGCCGTGCTGGATGCGGTGGCCCGCTGGAACGAGGCCCGCCGGCTGGGCGGGCTGGATGCGGTCGCGATCGGCATCGGCATTGCCGGAGGCCGGGTGGTCTTCGGTGCGGTCGGCGATGAAAGCCGGCTGGAACTGACCGTGATCGGCGCCCCGGTCAACCTGGCGGCCAAGATCGAGAAGCACACCCGCAAGGCCGGTGTCGCCGCCCTGGCCGAGGCGGCGGTGGTCGATGCCGCGGAAGCGGCCGGCTGGCGGGCCGGGCCGGGCTTCGGCCTCCGGTGGCTTGGCGCGCAGCCCGTGGATGGGGTCGATGGAGTCATGATAATGGTGGCTCTCGCCAGGCAATAG
- a CDS encoding glutathione S-transferase family protein: MYRLHIANKHYSSWSLRPWVLMRTLNIPFEEVLTPFDGAMNWHRFRAFSPTGTVPCLEAGDIVVWESLAIVEFLAERHAGVWPADPAARAWARAAAAEMHAGFSTLRNRCPMAVGVRVRLRDHPPALARDLARLAELWAEGLGRFGGPFLAGNRFSAVDAFFAPVAFRLQSYGLVPGGAADVYARHLLAQPAMADWYAAGLAEPWRDAAHEADIAATGTVLTDLRAPLKG; this comes from the coding sequence ATGTATCGTCTGCACATCGCCAACAAGCACTATTCATCCTGGTCGCTCCGCCCCTGGGTGCTGATGCGGACGCTGAACATCCCCTTCGAAGAGGTGCTCACCCCCTTCGACGGCGCGATGAACTGGCACCGCTTCCGGGCCTTCTCTCCCACCGGCACCGTTCCCTGCCTGGAAGCCGGCGACATCGTGGTCTGGGAATCGCTCGCCATCGTCGAATTCCTGGCCGAACGTCATGCCGGCGTCTGGCCGGCCGATCCGGCCGCCCGTGCCTGGGCGCGCGCCGCCGCAGCTGAAATGCATGCCGGCTTCTCCACCCTGCGCAACCGCTGCCCCATGGCGGTGGGGGTGCGGGTCAGGCTTCGTGACCATCCCCCGGCGCTGGCCCGCGATCTGGCCCGGCTGGCGGAACTCTGGGCCGAGGGTCTCGGCCGGTTCGGCGGCCCCTTCCTCGCCGGCAACCGGTTCAGCGCCGTCGATGCCTTCTTCGCCCCCGTGGCCTTCCGCCTTCAGAGCTACGGTCTGGTTCCGGGCGGTGCGGCCGATGTCTACGCCCGTCACCTGCTCGCCCAGCCGGCCATGGCCGACTGGTATGCCGCAGGCCTGGCCGAACCCTGGCGCGATGCCGCACACGAGGCCGATATCGCCGCGACCGGCACCGTGCTCACCGACCTCCGCGCGCCCCTGAAAGGTTGA